Proteins encoded by one window of Candidatus Abyssobacteria bacterium SURF_5:
- the hflK gene encoding FtsH protease activity modulator HflK, producing the protein MRPSGTSLEEPMTKQEKAAIVSIAVNLALTLIKFVLASVTASIALLAESYHSMADILSSVMVLLAVRADRLDHSNFLEAQEGTKGKQPPARNKPKIFTPGTWGNKAAMIIGGLLILAAVNIFGRVSQSGTASVRYPLSAAAILGFLALCSYLLYRFESSVGEDTRSNALIADGRHAQTDMLASVLVVISLIADKVGLGFDRIAAGIIALYILTSALFILAKALRSYAATSGLQALSRDVIYEDILFLLVYRAYSRIDESLWERVSRFPGLKGTNETVKKRVASVLIVLLFLIVSCAYAASGIYVLGPGEEAIIERFGKPLHTDSPVGPGLHYHWPWPVERVKMADVKSIRRLTIGYKTGDEQFLILWTNKHYLREYSLITGEGPFLDVAMNVHYRVQNLYNYLFNSAEPDSAIKKIGYNVLRETLGIRPFFSSITADRDALEDTILAEMQRRVDDLGLGLLVQNVCFRDLHPPTQVASAFEDVVSAQEDYETYIEEAHGYRMDLLPRVRAAATTTLNDAEAYRIAQIAQSQGKARFFLLQQEVYRNRQDVTKLRMVLETIEEALSGTPKYVVSRNGTGENPDLWFSVPPFAQIPPLSTQTGMEAQPKQMNVQKKFEINGEEDLIDAITRFHQERAGAKK; encoded by the coding sequence ATGAGACCGTCGGGCACTTCCTTAGAGGAACCCATGACAAAGCAGGAAAAAGCGGCGATAGTTTCCATAGCCGTTAACCTTGCGCTTACACTGATCAAATTTGTTCTCGCCTCTGTTACCGCCAGTATCGCACTTCTGGCCGAGTCATATCATTCCATGGCCGACATCCTGTCGTCTGTCATGGTCCTGCTGGCTGTTAGAGCTGACCGGTTAGATCACTCAAACTTCCTGGAGGCGCAAGAAGGGACGAAAGGCAAGCAGCCTCCGGCCAGGAACAAGCCTAAGATCTTCACCCCGGGTACATGGGGAAATAAAGCGGCAATGATAATAGGGGGTCTGCTCATCCTGGCCGCCGTCAACATTTTTGGCAGGGTCAGCCAGTCCGGAACTGCATCAGTTCGCTATCCGCTGAGCGCGGCGGCGATACTCGGTTTTCTTGCGCTGTGCTCCTATCTGCTTTACCGCTTCGAAAGCTCAGTGGGTGAAGACACCCGGTCAAACGCATTGATTGCTGATGGACGGCATGCGCAAACCGACATGCTGGCTTCGGTTCTTGTCGTGATTTCCCTGATTGCAGACAAGGTTGGATTGGGATTTGACAGAATCGCGGCGGGCATAATCGCCCTGTACATCCTCACGAGCGCCCTCTTTATCCTGGCCAAAGCCTTGCGTTCGTACGCCGCTACGTCCGGATTACAGGCTTTATCACGCGACGTCATCTATGAAGATATCCTTTTCCTCCTCGTCTATCGCGCTTATTCGAGAATTGACGAATCTCTGTGGGAAAGAGTGAGCCGGTTTCCAGGCCTGAAAGGTACAAATGAAACGGTAAAGAAGCGAGTCGCGTCCGTGTTGATTGTTCTGTTGTTCCTGATTGTATCGTGTGCCTACGCCGCGTCCGGAATTTACGTCCTGGGGCCGGGAGAAGAGGCGATCATAGAGCGGTTCGGAAAACCGCTGCATACAGACTCGCCGGTCGGCCCGGGACTCCATTATCATTGGCCATGGCCCGTCGAGCGCGTGAAGATGGCCGACGTAAAAAGCATCAGACGCTTGACGATCGGATATAAGACCGGCGATGAACAATTCCTGATATTGTGGACCAACAAGCATTATCTCCGTGAATATTCGTTAATCACGGGAGAGGGGCCTTTTCTCGATGTGGCGATGAATGTGCATTACCGAGTGCAGAATCTCTACAATTATCTGTTCAACAGCGCCGAACCGGACAGCGCCATCAAAAAGATTGGCTATAACGTCCTCCGAGAAACCCTTGGAATAAGGCCTTTCTTTTCCTCGATTACCGCAGACCGAGACGCGTTGGAGGATACCATTCTCGCTGAAATGCAGCGGCGGGTTGATGATCTGGGTCTCGGCCTTCTGGTACAGAACGTCTGTTTCCGAGATCTGCATCCTCCGACTCAGGTGGCATCGGCTTTCGAAGACGTGGTGAGCGCGCAGGAGGATTATGAGACATACATAGAAGAAGCCCATGGTTACCGCATGGACCTGTTACCGCGTGTCCGAGCTGCCGCCACAACAACACTCAACGATGCCGAGGCCTACCGCATTGCCCAGATAGCGCAGAGCCAAGGCAAAGCGCGCTTCTTCTTGCTGCAACAAGAGGTGTATCGGAACCGACAAGACGTTACCAAACTGCGGATGGTGCTCGAGACCATCGAGGAGGCTCTTTCCGGCACGCCCAAGTATGTCGTCAGCCGGAATGGGACCGGTGAAAATCCCGACTTGTGGTTCTCAGTGCCTCCGTTCGCCCAAATACCCCCTCTCAGCACTCAAACAGGAATGGAAGCACAGCCCAAGCAGATGAACGTCCAGAAGAAATTCGAAATCAATGGAGAAGAAGATTTGATTGATGCCATTACACGGTTTCATCAGGAAAGAGCGGGAGCAAAAAAATGA
- the hflC gene encoding protease modulator HflC translates to MKSIIAFVSIIVGILIAATSFFFTADESEYVVMTQFGNPIRTIRQAGLHRKLPWQSVNRVDRRMQLYETPLIEYLTSDKKNVVLQAFVCWHVDDPLEFFRAMRTFESANQRLDDLVTASMGAKLGDYEMSNLISINPDEVKISEMEKTIASEINAKTKAGYGIHVSRVGVSRLALPEDNAQSVYKRMEAERSAIANEYRALGHEEADKIKSEADREKSDIIAKAYSEAQIIRGEGDAKAAEIYAKAYSQAPDFFELMRTLEVYKKILNKETIIVMSADSDLLKYLDGTLTAGMKETGAAQ, encoded by the coding sequence ATGAAGAGCATAATCGCCTTTGTATCAATTATTGTTGGCATCCTGATCGCCGCCACTTCCTTCTTCTTTACAGCGGACGAATCGGAATACGTGGTAATGACGCAGTTCGGGAATCCGATCAGAACGATCCGACAGGCCGGCCTGCACCGGAAGCTGCCCTGGCAATCCGTTAATCGGGTCGATCGCCGTATGCAGCTTTATGAAACACCCCTGATAGAATACCTCACCAGCGATAAGAAAAATGTCGTCCTTCAGGCGTTTGTCTGTTGGCATGTCGATGACCCACTCGAGTTTTTCCGCGCCATGAGGACGTTCGAGAGCGCGAATCAGAGGCTGGATGACCTGGTAACCGCTTCAATGGGAGCAAAGCTCGGTGATTACGAAATGTCCAATCTCATTTCAATCAACCCGGACGAGGTGAAGATTTCAGAAATGGAAAAGACCATCGCCTCGGAGATAAACGCAAAAACCAAGGCGGGATATGGCATTCACGTCAGCCGCGTCGGCGTTTCCAGACTCGCTCTGCCGGAGGATAATGCCCAGAGCGTTTACAAGAGAATGGAGGCCGAGCGCTCAGCCATCGCAAACGAGTATCGCGCTCTCGGACATGAGGAGGCGGATAAGATCAAGTCGGAGGCTGACAGAGAAAAAAGCGACATCATTGCCAAGGCCTATAGCGAAGCTCAGATAATTCGGGGTGAGGGAGACGCAAAGGCCGCCGAAATCTATGCAAAAGCATATTCACAGGCTCCCGACTTCTTCGAACTGATGAGAACTCTGGAGGTATACAAAAAAATCCTTAACAAAGAAACCATCATCGTCATGTCGGCCGACTCAGACCTCCTGAAATACCTGGACGGAACCCTGACTGCCGGAATGAAAGAAACTGGTGCAGCACAGTGA
- the hflK gene encoding FtsH protease activity modulator HflK yields the protein MPGRNPDCRNERNWCSTVKWADNRSEFSSELLILRRISRRLLFWIFILAVICYPLSGIYIVGVNETGILKKFGRVVNRRVSSGLHYRIPWPVDKVIKVSTKEIRRFQAGFGADPEEVNRYERDFGALDGNRLGSFVVPYCITGDKNIIHMKIIAQYRIDDPKAYLTRFKDAEGVALRCIQSAILKRLSYADVDSALTAGRVVLQKDILADVQKQLSDLNTGITVFSAEIKNARPPASVAQAFKDVINAREELRAMVHDAQAYRNQIIPEGKAEAARILNEAQAYKTKKIAHARGEAQRFELLASEFNKDKELTTRRLRLDTLAEILPSVRKLIVGTEQGEDIANLRFLTR from the coding sequence ATACCTGGACGGAACCCTGACTGCCGGAATGAAAGAAACTGGTGCAGCACAGTGAAATGGGCAGATAACAGATCGGAATTCTCTTCGGAGCTGCTGATCCTCAGGAGAATCAGCCGGCGTCTGCTCTTCTGGATTTTCATTCTCGCCGTCATTTGTTACCCCCTCAGCGGAATCTACATCGTCGGTGTAAACGAGACAGGTATCCTCAAGAAATTCGGCCGCGTCGTTAATCGCCGGGTTTCTTCCGGCCTGCATTACCGCATCCCATGGCCGGTGGACAAAGTGATAAAGGTCTCTACCAAAGAAATCCGCCGGTTCCAGGCCGGATTCGGAGCCGACCCCGAGGAAGTGAACCGGTATGAGCGCGATTTCGGGGCCTTGGACGGAAATCGGCTGGGATCGTTCGTTGTCCCCTACTGCATTACGGGCGACAAGAACATCATTCACATGAAAATAATCGCCCAATACCGCATTGATGATCCGAAGGCCTACTTGACCCGCTTCAAAGATGCCGAAGGCGTGGCTCTTCGTTGCATCCAGTCCGCAATCCTGAAAAGACTCAGCTATGCGGATGTCGATTCTGCGCTCACGGCAGGAAGGGTCGTGCTCCAGAAGGACATCCTTGCAGACGTCCAGAAACAGTTGTCCGATTTGAATACCGGCATAACTGTTTTCTCAGCAGAAATAAAGAACGCGCGGCCCCCCGCCAGCGTCGCCCAAGCTTTTAAAGATGTCATAAATGCCCGAGAAGAACTGCGGGCAATGGTCCATGACGCCCAGGCCTATCGAAATCAGATAATACCGGAAGGCAAAGCCGAAGCCGCACGAATCCTGAATGAGGCCCAAGCCTATAAAACCAAAAAGATAGCACATGCCCGGGGCGAGGCACAAAGATTTGAACTGCTGGCAAGTGAGTTTAACAAAGACAAGGAGCTCACTACCCGCCGCCTGCGCCTAGACACCCTCGCCGAGATACTCCCGTCAGTCCGAAAACTCATTGTCGGAACCGAGCAAGGTGAGGATATCGCAAACCTCAGATTCCTAACCAGGTAA